Proteins encoded within one genomic window of Panicum virgatum strain AP13 chromosome 1N, P.virgatum_v5, whole genome shotgun sequence:
- the LOC120653424 gene encoding uncharacterized protein LOC120653424, with product MDGFSTAIKNQFSFNKMIETQLAQVATTMPPALENVKAITTRGGKTDPPYPNHVNRKKASPVAKEPPREEEPEKVHEGKTAPHEFYDTQVLPFPMRARKPSTDELFSCFVEIIQQVNINVPLMDAMKVPTYARYIKHIINNKRPLPTTEVIKLTEACSAAILQQLPEKKKDPGFPTIRYSIGAQNFDKALCDLGASVSVMPKAVFDQVNYTELTPTPMQLQLADSSVWHPDGITEDVPMRMHILVLGLEKSDSILMVKRRNLTSDPRKSNA from the exons atggacggattctccactgccATCAAGAATCAGTTtagtttcaacaagatgattgagaCTCAACTAGCTCAAGTGGCTACTACCATGCCCCCTGCTTTGGAGAATGTTAAGGCGATAACCACACGAGGAGGTAAAACAGACCCGccttatcctaaccatgttAACAGGAAGAAAGCAAGCCCGGTGGCAAAAGAACCACCTCGGGAGGAGGAACCCGAgaaggttcatgaagggaagacggcTCCGCATGAATTTTATGATACCCAAGTATTGCCGTTCCCTATGAGGGCAAGGAAGCCAAGTACAGATGAGCTGTTCAGCTGCTTTGTTgagataatacaacaagtgaacaTCAATGTGCCCTTGATGGATGCGATGAAGGTTCCGACCTATGCTCGCTATATCAAGCACATAATCAACAACAAGCGACCACTGCCAACTACCGAAGTAATCAAGCTCACTGAGGCATGCAGTGCAGCTATACTTCAACAATTGcccgagaagaagaaggatccaGGATTCCCAACTATCAGATATTCGATAGGGGCACAGAACTTCGATAAAGCCTTATGTGATTTGGGAGCCAGTGTTAGTGTGATGCCGAAGGCGGTCTTCGACCAAGTCAACTACACAGAGTTGACACCGACACCCATGCAGTTGCAATTGGCTGACTCCTCAGTATGGCACCCAGATGGAATCACTGAGGATGTCCCCATGAGA ATGCACATATTGGTGTTGGGGCTGGAGAAATCCGACTCCATATTAATGGTaaagaggagaaatttgacTTCCGACCCAAGAAAGAGCAATGCTTGA